The genomic segment CAGATGCCAGACGGTCTCCCACCTGGACTGAGAATGTTAAGTTTAAATTCAAACAGCTTATTGTCAGTCAGTAAAAAGAACTTTTTGGGTGTGCCAAACCTTACAGAAATCTCTATAAACAAAAACTGTTACTATTGGAATCCCTGCAATGGTTCACTTTACATAGAGAATGGAAGCTTCTCACACCTTATCAATTTAAATGTCTTATCACTGTCCTACAACAGCTTATCCCAAGTCCCTGGAAACCTGCCATCTTCTTTAGTGAAACTTTATCtcagttcaaataaaatacagtttattagGGAAAATGACTTGTTTGGTCTATCTGAACTGCAAGTTCTTGACCTGTCCGGCAATTGCCCCAGGTGTGAAAATGCTCCCTTCCCTTGTGAGCCTTGCCCTAATAAAGCCCCAATTAATATACATGCATATGCTTTTCAGAATCTTAGGAAATTGCAAACACTGCATCTGTCTGGGAACTCTCTGGAACAGCTACAAAGCACATGGTTTGAAAACTGCCCAAATCTCAAACATCTCTTCCTTTCCTTCAACTATTTAATGAGTGAAATAGCTCAAGGGGACTTCTTAAACAGTTTGCCTCGTGTGGAAATGCTTGATTTAtcctttaattacaaaataaaggaGTATCCtcaaaaaataaatctttccTCCAATTTTAAGAAGTTGGAGTCTCTCCGTGTCTTACATATTGAAGGATATGTGTTCAGAGAAATTGATCAGGGTGACCTGGGCTCCCTCTACAATCTAACAAATCTAACTGTGCTGAACCTGGGAacaaactttgtcaaacacacaAACTTAAAAGAGTTTCAAAATTTCTTTAATTTGAAACTGATATATTTGTCAGAGAACAGGCTGTCTCCTGATTCGAGAGGAAATGGCTTATTTTATGGGACAGCTAATGAGGGAAATCAGGTGTTCAGCAGCCCATCAGTGAAGGATCATGGCAGCTATATCAATAAGGATGATACAGGGAGTAACTACCACTTATCTCATTTACTTGTTAAGCATGAGTGCTTTGTCTATGGTCAAGTATTGGATCTATctttgaataacattttttttatcgcCCCTGAGCAGTTTGAAGGCTTTGAGAACATTTCATGTCTTAATCTTTCAAGCAATGGGTTTTCAAATGCTTTGAATGGCACTGAGTTTATCTTCCTTCCTAAGCTCAAGTACTTGGATCTTACTTATAATAAGATTGACCTGGCCTATGACTATGCTTTTGCAGAGTTACAGCAACTGGAGGTGTTGGATCTAAGCTACAATTTGCATTATTTTGTTGTGGCAGGAGTCACCCATAATCTGGGTTTTCTAAAAAACCTTCAGTTTCTAAAAGTGCTTaacttgagctggaatgaaatTTATACTTTAACAAACAAGGAGCTGATCAGCAAATCCCTAAAAGAGCTGAAATTTAAAGGCAACCGACTTGATATCCTATGGAAGGGAGATGACAACAGGTATATCACACTCTTCAAAAATCTTTCGAATTTAACACATCTTGATATATCCCACAACAGACTTAAAAGAATACCATCCAACGTGTATTGTAGTTTGCCATCTAACTTAACTGAGCTCTATTTAATTGGTAATGGCCTCCAGCTTTTTGACTGGGAGAAGCTTGCATATTTTAACCAACTTGAGGTTCTAGCTCTTGGAGACAATAGTTTGACATACGTCACTGAGAAGCTCAGCAGCTACACAAATACTCTTAGAATACTTGACCTGAGTAATAATAAGATTACTCAGCTCTCTGATGGCTTTCTCCAACAAGCAAGTAGCCTTCAGTACCTTTATTTAAGTCACAACTACCTGAAGCTTATAAACCAGTCAACCTTCCTGTCTGGGCCAAACAATTATCTGAAGACATTACATCTGGAAGGAAACCCATTTCAGTGCACCTGTGATATTTTGGATTTCATTTTGTGGATAAAATCAAACGATGTTGCTATACCACGTCTGGCCACAGATGTCAAATGTGCAACGCCTGAAGATCGAAAAGGAAAGGGCATCATAACCTTTGACCTTTATGAATGTGAAAACGACATCACATCAGccatattgtgtttgttttcgtTCTTTGTTATTACGTTCACGATGGCGGTAGCTgttgtaaaacatttattttactgggATGCTTGgtatttttatcattattttaagGCAAAGGTGAAGGGCTACCGACCCCTTGAATCATCAGATAATGTCTATGATGCCTTTATTACATATGATACTAAAGATCCAGTCGTATCAGACTGGGTTCTGAATAATCTCCGAGTCAATTTAGAGGATCACAGAGACGGGGCCTTGCTAATATGTTTAGAAGAAAGGGACTGGCAGCCAGGGGTACCTGTCATAGACAACCTTTCTCAAAGTATCCGACAGAGCAGGAAGACTGTATTTGTGCTGACTGACAGGTATGTGAAGAGTGGGAACTTTAGAATAGCCTTTTACATGGCACACCAAAGACTAATGGATGACAATGTGGATGTGATTGTGCTCGTTTTACTAGAGCCTGTGTTACAACATTCTCAGTTTCTGAGGTTAAGGAAAAGGTTATGTAGAAGCTCCATTTTGGAATGGCCAACAAACCCCCATGCTGAAGTCTGGTTTTGGCAATGCTTGAGAAATGTGATCAAAGTGGACAATCGTGTGCTGTATAACAGTCTCTATTCAGGTTACtttacagctaaataatgttaatacatattttatagtgggaacaaaataaacaacaacattttgATTAATATGTGTATCTCACTATTTACCTTTCGTTTACTATGGTTGCCATGTGCCCTGACAAAATATATTGTGCTGAGCTGCTATGAGCACATTTTATAGTAAAGATTGATACACTAGAGTAGTAAGTGTGCACAGTAAATAACATTggcatttttatgttttgtttgtttgtttgttcattcataGCTACTTCAATATTAGCCTAGTGGACAAGGGTATGAGACAGACTCCATGGTGGCTCTAACAGACAGCTTTCAGATCTGCAAACAACATGGAGGACACAGGGCTGCAGATCCACAACATCCCACAAGGTGGCAGTGTAGCTTAATAAATAGAATCCTCTGTAAAGATTTTAATTCAGTAAGTTAGATGCAAATTGAGGGAAATTGTAGAGGTGAAGTGGGTTCTTATTGAAAtatgtcactgtttagatcattaaaatagaccccattatGTTGCATGATGAAGATAAATTGTTGTTGACTTTAGACGCCAATAGCACTTTACCTCATTGTCTGTGAGAATAGGGgaattccaataaaaaaaaaaaaattacatgagTGCTCTGGGGAGACTATTATTTCaatcaaaatgtattgttttgttatacaacaaaaaataatgttgtttttttgttttttgctaaaGCAAATCTAAATTTTGAACTTTTATTAAAGAAGTTTGTAAATACACTGTTTGTgacacacacatttataaaaaaacgTTACACTACAGGTTCCTTCACATTGTCCAATGTGGATGGTGTAAACTGGTGTTTCACCCACCTTTTAATCCATAATAACTTCTGGACTTAAAAACAAATGATAGAAAACACTATTAGAGAATAACGCAGACATGACATTAGGAAATCTTGCCACATaacttactgtacagtacaaagaTCTAAGAGCGGTTAGCTATTAATTAAGttgctttaaacaaaacaaaacaaaaaaaaacttggattAAAAAGTGTCAAAAGTGGTGGATACCCAATTGAAACTGAAAAATCAAGGACCCATGTTTCATGTGTCTTCAGGGACTGGGGATCATCTCAAAGTACTTTATTCAATATGGTCAATAAACCAAAAACTGTGGAGTAGAATGGATTTCCATCCACTAGTGGTGGTTCACCCCTTCTTAATATAGTGACCAGTCTGTAGATGTAGAGGTGATAGGTGTATTAATAGCTGGCATTAAGTCTTGGCTTGAACAGCATAAAGTGCAGGATTTCAGTACTGCTATAGAACAAGCCACAGTGACACAATAAAAACTGGCCCATAGAAGGAGGTGTCACCCAATGCTAAATGTTCAGGAAACATGCACACTATGTGTAGATGCTCCTGGAAGTGTGGATATTACTGGAGAATTTGACTCCGGACGAATCAGCAACTGAGTGAGAATATGCTGAATTAGTGAGCCGAGGCCTTAAACACACAGTTTATTTCTGGCCAT from the Acipenser ruthenus chromosome 9, fAciRut3.2 maternal haplotype, whole genome shotgun sequence genome contains:
- the LOC117405786 gene encoding toll-like receptor 8, translated to METGYHYVTALTHKIFFSLILCWFASNPLALSWVSRTLPCDVTVTHNNTLIHFDCSARRLREVPKGITLNATSLQLSQNKILLTNLSFHNLRNLINISLNWSLQQKGKHISKGTFSSLTKLQVLFLDGNFLHQMPDGLPPGLRMLSLNSNSLLSVSKKNFLGVPNLTEISINKNCYYWNPCNGSLYIENGSFSHLINLNVLSLSYNSLSQVPGNLPSSLVKLYLSSNKIQFIRENDLFGLSELQVLDLSGNCPRCENAPFPCEPCPNKAPINIHAYAFQNLRKLQTLHLSGNSLEQLQSTWFENCPNLKHLFLSFNYLMSEIAQGDFLNSLPRVEMLDLSFNYKIKEYPQKINLSSNFKKLESLRVLHIEGYVFREIDQGDLGSLYNLTNLTVLNLGTNFVKHTNLKEFQNFFNLKLIYLSENRLSPDSRGNGLFYGTANEGNQVFSSPSVKDHGSYINKDDTGSNYHLSHLLVKHECFVYGQVLDLSLNNIFFIAPEQFEGFENISCLNLSSNGFSNALNGTEFIFLPKLKYLDLTYNKIDLAYDYAFAELQQLEVLDLSYNLHYFVVAGVTHNLGFLKNLQFLKVLNLSWNEIYTLTNKELISKSLKELKFKGNRLDILWKGDDNRYITLFKNLSNLTHLDISHNRLKRIPSNVYCSLPSNLTELYLIGNGLQLFDWEKLAYFNQLEVLALGDNSLTYVTEKLSSYTNTLRILDLSNNKITQLSDGFLQQASSLQYLYLSHNYLKLINQSTFLSGPNNYLKTLHLEGNPFQCTCDILDFILWIKSNDVAIPRLATDVKCATPEDRKGKGIITFDLYECENDITSAILCLFSFFVITFTMAVAVVKHLFYWDAWYFYHYFKAKVKGYRPLESSDNVYDAFITYDTKDPVVSDWVLNNLRVNLEDHRDGALLICLEERDWQPGVPVIDNLSQSIRQSRKTVFVLTDRYVKSGNFRIAFYMAHQRLMDDNVDVIVLVLLEPVLQHSQFLRLRKRLCRSSILEWPTNPHAEVWFWQCLRNVIKVDNRVLYNSLYSGYFTAK